From one Sparus aurata chromosome 16, fSpaAur1.1, whole genome shotgun sequence genomic stretch:
- the tmem179ab gene encoding transmembrane protein 179, which yields MALDNLIFAQCILYFLAFVFGFIAVVPLSENTEDFGGKCLLFTRGMWQNENITVSKQRYIVEEWGPESSCSFITFVGIASLILSAVQAWRLLFFLCKGHDDSIFNAFLNLLISSLVVFTVFLSSTIVSVGFNMWCDSITEGGSMPSSCEDLQDTDLELGLDNSAFYDQFAIAQFGLWAAWLTWLGIAVMAFLKVYHNYRQEDLLDSLIHEKDLLLGRSSRRGSDYKTGLI from the exons atggccCTCGATAATTTAATTTTCGCCCAGTGCATCCTTTATTTTTTAGCCTTCGTGTTCGGGTTCATCGCCGTGGTGCCTCTGTCCGAGAACACGGAGGACTTCGGGGGGAAATGCCTGCTCTTCACGCGGGGAATGTGGCAGAATGAGAACATCACTGTGTCGAAGCAGCGCTACATCGTGGAGGAGTGGGGACCCGAGTCCTCCTGCAGCTTCATCACTTTTGTCGGGATAGCGTCCCTCATCCTGTCCGCAGTGCAGGCATGGAGGCTGCTGTTCTTTCTGTGCAAAGGACACGACGA CTCCATCTTCAACGCCTTCCTCAACCTGCTCATCAGCTCCCTGGTGGTGTTCACAGTCTTCCTGTCCAGCACCATCGTCAGCGTGGGTTTCAACATGTGGTGCGACTCCATCACAGAGGGTGGCAGCATGCCCAGCAG CTGCGAGGACCTGCAGGACACTGATCTAGAACTGGGCCTGGACAACTCTGCTTTCTACGACCAGTTTGCTATAGCTCAG TTCGGGCTGTGGGCTGCCTGGCTCACCTGGCTCGGGATCGCGGTCATGGCCTTCCTGAAGGTGTACCACAACTACAGACAAGAGGACCTGCTGGACAGCCTGATCCACGAGAAGGACCTGCTGCTGGGCCGCTCCTCGCGCCGCGGCTCCGACTACAAGACCGGCCTGATCTAG